Part of the Pseudoliparis swirei isolate HS2019 ecotype Mariana Trench chromosome 18, NWPU_hadal_v1, whole genome shotgun sequence genome is shown below.
ACGTTTATGTACGACATGGTggggcccccggggccccctcgacgtgtgaagtttggtctttaaaagaatgaatttttaaattttttgcgattaatgaatttcaaaatgtgcgattaattagttaattttttaatcgattgacagccctaatatatagtcatatataaaagtatatgtatttttttttcttaggATAAGCATATTAAAACtagatataatataaaaaaatatatatacataatcgTTCTCTCTTTAATACTCTAAGTTTCAGTTACAGGCCCTTAACAACTACAGAATAGAAACAGTCATCCTTCTTATTttcaagtgtgtgcgtgtgtgtgtgcgtgtgtgtgcatgtgtgtgtctacctgtaGTCTTCTCGTGAGAAACAATCCAGAAGGTCTGTGGTGGTCAGTCTGGAGTCCATGTCAAcgaactgaaacacacacacacacattacacactacAGGGACGAGCGGTTCCCAGCTGGCGCTCGTGAAGGGTGAGGAGGATCAACCGTTCCCAAATGACTCTTATCTAGTTCTGAGGCTAAAGGCCGAACAACTAAAACCACGAGATTGAGAGGCGCCGGGGAGCTCGGTGGCGGCGAGGGGTACTGCACCTCGTCCGGGGTCACACGTGTTGACGATCTCCTTTAAACCTTTTGTGAAACCTCCGTGTATACACGAGTACATAAACCTTAAACAACACAAACGCATGAGAGACAACcgtttgatgaaaagaataaatatgaatataaatgtttatatatgaatataagaaaattttcatgacttttcaaaaacttttgggattttatgtTTTACGGACttggcctggaaataacaatgtttaaactccaggaccttcacacacacacctgctgaagGCTCGGAGCAGCTGGGCGACCACGGACCGCAGCTCGTGCAGGCAGACCGCGGCGgcggaggaccccccccccccaccggcctCTGCGTGGCGTCGTGGTCAAAGCCCAGAACTCTGAACACCTCCAAGCTGAAACACGACAGGGAAGCATGACCTTCAGGGGGGGATTGTAATCACAACAAACAACCTCCTCAGAGTGGCGTTGCTCTTGTTCTCTTCTTCATCGTCCTCAAATGCTCTGGAAGCGAGATCACGTGTCACACCCACCTCCTCTGAGACAGGCGGGCCCACGTGGTCTCAAACAGGGCCCACACCTCCTGGTGGGGGGCCGGCGCGGCTCCTCCTCTTCGGTATCGTTCATGTCGACGTCACGGGCTGGAGCTTCacactgcgcacacacacgcacacacacacagtgtataatatgaatatatgcaTCCTTCTCAACCCTTTCAAATCTGACAGAGAGTCTCTCGTTTGGAGACGTGTGAGTGGATGTGGTTGAATGAAGAGGAGCTGCtgaccggcggcggcggcggccgcagCGCGTTGTCGATGTTCTCCATCGTGGAGACGGCCCCGGGGACGAGTCACGACCTTTCCCTGAAAACCCTTGATGAGCTCCCCGCGCCGGACGGCGCCCGCCGTCGTGTCGCAGGTCGCCGTTTGGCCTGAGGAGACAAACGAgggatatacagtatacatatatacagtatacatattgTGGCACACGGCGGGTGCCCCCTGANNNNNNNNNNNNNNNNNNNNNNNNNNNNNNNNNNNNNNNNNNNNNNNNNNNNNNNNNNNNNNNNNNNNNNNNNNNNNNNNNNNNNNNNNNNNNNNNNNNNNNNNNNNNNNNNNNNNNNNNNNNNNNNNNNNNNNNNNNNNNNNNNNNNNNNNNNNNNNNNNNNNNNNNNNNNNNNNNNNNNNNNNNNNNNNNNNNNNNNNNNNNNNNNNNNNNNNNNNNNNNNNNNNNNNNNNNNNNNNNNNNNNNNNNNNNNNNNNNNNNNNNNNNNNNNNNNNNNNNNNNNNNNNNNNNNNNNNNNNNNNNNNNNNNNNNNNNNNNNNNNNNNNNNNNNNNNNNNNNNNNNNNNNNNNNNNNNNNNNNNNNNNNNNNNNNNNNNNNNNNNNNNNNNNNNNNNNNNNNNNNNNNNNNNNNNNNNNNNNNNNNNNNNNNNNNNNNNNNNNNNNNNNNNNNNNNNNNNNNNNNNNNNNNNNNNNNNNNNNNNNNNNNNNNNNNNNNNNNNNNNNNNNNNNNNNNNNNNNNNNNNNNNNNNNNNNNNNNNNNNNNNNNNNNNNNNNNNNNNNNNNNNNNNNNNNNNNNNNNNNNNNNNNNNNNNNNNNNNNNNNNNNNNNNNNNNNNNNNNNNNNNNNNNNNNNNNNNNNNNNNNNNNNNNNNNNNNNNNNNNNNNNNNNNNNNNNNNNNNNNNNNNNNNNNNNNNNNNNNNNNNNNNNNNNNNNNNNNNNNNNNNNNNNNNNNNNNNNNNNNNNNNNNNNNNNNNNNNNNNNNNNNNNNNNNNNNNNNNNNNNNNNNNNNNNNNNNNNNNNNNNNNNNNNNNNNNNNNNNNNNNNNNNNNNNNNNNNNNNNNNNNNNNNNNNNNNNNNNNNNNNNNNNNNNNNNNNNNNNNNNNNNNNNNNNNNNNNNNNNNNNNNNNNNNNNNNNNNNNNNNNNNNNNNNNNNNNNNNNNNNNNNNNNNNNNNNNNNNNNNNNNNNNNNNNNNNNNNNNNNNNNNNNNNNNNNNNNNNNNcgcaaccctgggggatcctgtgttcaggtgaggggtttgaggtgtgtctgcccaccctgaccacctgtggcctggcggtcaggaagtccaggatccaagcacacaggggtgttcagtcccagctcaatcagcttgccggccagtctggaggggactatggtgttgaaagctgaactataatcaatgaacagcagtctcacatagccccccctctggctgtccagatgagagagtgtggtgtgcagtacctgggagacagcatcatccgtggatctgtttgggcgataagcaaactgcagcgggtccatggaggaagggaggaaggcgcagatgtagtcctttatcagcctctcaaagcatttcatgaccaccgaggtgagggccaccggtcggtagtcattcatacatgctggagaagcatgtATGAATGtcgctcttttaatgtagtatcgatactaaaaatatggggggggggaattcaccctgttataatagtagggataacactggagttgataagcgtgtcttcttgtctgatcaatacgcaactgtgaagtgcgcgaatggaccgagcggccagctgctgatcactcactcaacagcccgacttgcATGAgcagacggtgcgcgcgcaaaaaaaaattttcagagcaccgaagactcattttgacccaggaaaaatcctggatgcgcgcgccactcgctgtgagtgcatgcgcgtgcagacagcatttaacggagcgaagcagcgcgtgcgctctgatcgctcttttaatgaagtatcgatactaaaaatatgctaaatcacatcgtttttaacgtacgggtactttgttagtatcgctacaccgtgcagcgtgacggcagcagatgtagcggactaacattcaagctaacctaacttcccaaacgctgtggacatctgaacgctgattggccgagacgcgacacgtcccatcaaagatgttctcttgcgaagagcaacactccacattttctccgcgtctcactgcaatctcaacggcagcgggccaggtcaaaaaaataataaatcggaatgcgtctctggtattgttcagggggccggtccaaatggggaggcgggccggatccggcccgcgggccgtagtttggggaccactgcttataataaataaagagtaacCCAgatggtcataataataatactgggaATTTATAGCGCTTTTCGAGACACTCAAATGTCGTTGTTAGCTAGCTAGTAGCAGGCTAACTTCCCACACAGTGCAAACCTGCATCAGTTTTCAATGCATTCAGGAAACTGATGTGTATTATTATGCTTGACATTGTTAATATCGCCTGCCTGTTTAATGtgaattattataatgttaaaaCATGCATGTGCAGACTAGGCTACGTTTCCTTTGCTCTTTAGGGAACAGTCTGGCCACAGTGACCGTCAGCAACTTCAGCACATGAAGTTACTGTTTCAGGCAAAGTGGTGTAGTCGGTATCCATGGCTGCATTATTATATAGCCCGACACCCTTTGTTTTGAGTaggatatagaatatatactgttactgtattttggcattttagCAGAACTTTTCTTATTTGGTGCAGAATACGGTTTTGGATTTAAACTCAGGTTTGATCACAgtaatttagtttaaatcagtttaaagaGCCTGAGACTGTACTTCAAGCAACATCAACGGTTTTCACTGGTTTTTTTGCGAGAGAAAGTACTGGTATTTTTCCAAATATGATGTGACTCGgtagtttaattatttgttgtgtCAGTCCTTGAAGTTCAGGCAGGTTGTGCCTTTAAAGCCCCCTGACTTGCATTTGCATTACATTGATCTGGAAAACGATAACTCATAAAAACACCTTCAGTGGACTTGCAGTGGATGAACAGCCAGCAGCAACACGGCATCGTTCTTTTGTTGCTATTCTTTGGCGTGCTGGTGGCAGTAATAACTAtctgtgatgaagaggaggagttgcaAGCTGTTGGATCTTCCACAaggcagcctggaggagaggctgcagaGGGACAAAGCTCTTCTCCAGGTAACCAAGAACAACTGTTGTCTTCTAACCACTTCTCCCTCCCTAATGTTCATTCATGAGGTTGCCTACCATGTAGTAGACGGACGCCTTCTGGACACCATGGGGGAAGCAAGAGCTTTCATTAAGAAATGATGCTGTGgtgatggaaaataataaataattaaatataactattgtgtgtattattttacGCAACTATACTAGTCCGCGTGTAGCATATTCCAATCTGTTAAAAATGTTCTCCTGAGAGCAACCTGCGTAACATCCGGTTGTACTTTTTATCACGGAGGATggcaattaattttttttaatgcaactttaaaaagtaaaaaggcagcgccgtctatTTCTTCTGCTCGTATTCTCTGCCGACCTTACTAAACTTTAGCGCCGCGCTCTCGTCTTTTAAGATGATGATTCCATGAGAATGCAACATAAACACTGCCTCGCTGCTAGCATGGCACGCTGTCTTCACTTGGAAGATTGCAGAGTGTAACTGGACGCTCGGCTCTGTGACCTCGATGTAATGATCATACGGGGCAAGGTCAGGAGGTTCAAGATATTTAGACTAAAGCGTAGTTTTTGTTTGCAGTTTCTTTTGGATAGATGTTTACAAAAGTTCCTTTCTcaaatctctcgctctctccggaGACATCTTCttgttagaatatatatatatatacacacccacacacgtatAATTAAAGAAGTCATTAATGCAGCTGAGAACACTATTTAGATCAGACTTAGAAACTGGATCACCATCATCTTTTTTCTCACTTGTCATCTTGGGGTTCTTAGGACAAAAATAAGGATAAAACGAGTCATGTGTTATTGTACCAGATGTTCACGTGTTAATAATAAGTTCACTATTGACAGAAATGCTGGAGAAGCCAGCGAGCCAAGAGAGCCAGCAGACGTGTGGCGAGCGGGGGCCGACGGAGGCCTACAGGATCACTGGGAAGCTGGCGGTTGAATAACGGCCAGAAAAACCTCCTTCTTTTTGTTACTTCCTTCTAAAATGTTTGTGACTAGTTCATATACACTGGGGTGGTAACACGCAGGCCGTCTACTATGTCACTTTTAAGAATAgcagtgaaatatatatgtatgatttaaGGACGAATTTAACTTATAGGAAGATGCAGTTGAAGCACACCATTCACTAGGAAGCAGATGGCAGAAAAATGTGTTGACACTGTCTATAGTGCATTATTAACATACTCGGTATGTGTTTTAATCTGCGTACATGCATTATGATgtgtatgatatgatattcctttatttgtcccacactggggacatttcaaaaatcacagcagcggtgcacacacactcacacacacactcacactcatacacacacaccaacacacacacacacagacacacagacacacaccgacacaacacacacgcacagacacccacacacacacactctctctctgtctcaccggGGCGATGGTCTGTGTCAGGGAGGTGAGTGTGTCTTCGGGCCCTTCCGTGGCCCCCGATGGCTGCAGGGTCCAAGTGAACCGGAACCCGTCTACGGCCGCCAGGCCCGGTGCATGATGGGATATCCTCCAGCGGAGGTTCATGAGCACGGTGCCGTTGAGGAGTCGAAAGTCAGCCGACAGTCGTTCAGGGCGCAGTACCACCCTTCTGCCTGCCAGGGGGCGCTCTGCCACAAACCAAACAGTCACTTCATCAGAACCCTTGGAGAAGAGAAGGTTCAGCTCCCACGGTGGAGGGCTTTAGGTCTTTGAGTCTTTGAGTCTTACCCTCAGCACCGCAGCTCAGCGCTCTGCCTCCTCGGACCCTCACGGAGGAGCAAGTCGGGGTCGTGACCCAGGcaacgacctctgacccctggtcAGCCTCCATCATCACGGAGACCCGGTACTTACAGGAAAACAACAGGcctgtgatggtgtgatgggtgctctgagagagagagagagagagagagagagagagagagagaatcaaacCATTACAAGGCTCCCTTAAAATATACTCATTAACTCAACctcattcttttattttatatatatatatgaataaatatatgtatatataaatttaatatatgtaatgtatatatgtgaattaaatatatgtaatgtatatatgtgtgtatatatatatatattagggctgtgaaacgattaaaaattttaatcaggttaatcacagacacatatacacaacttcacacacgcacacacacagacacacacacagtcagtggtACCTGCAGCGTGGTTGTTTTCTCTGTGTCGGTGACGTTCATGCTGCAGGAGTGAGGTCGCCAGCGTAAGAGGTACGGACCAGGAAGTCTCTGTCGgcctgagaggaagaagaacatgaatATGACGTAAAGTCTCTCTCCTATTCTCTCtattctcttcatctctctcctattctctctattctcttcatctctctctttacATTAACTCGGTTGTTTCTGGAAGAGTTCTTTCTCTCTGAAGATGAACGTCTTTACAACCTCTGCGTCTCCAGCGTCtgcacgtgtgtgagtgtgtgtcagtgtgtgtgtgagtgttcttGCCAACCCACCCAGGTGAGGCCACTTCCAGAAGACTTTGACCTGCAGCTGGTCGTCATGGTAATGAGGCGCGGCGACCTCCAGACACAGGCGGCCAGGTGCGATGACGGGGTTCAGGGGGGATtcagggtgaggaagagaggaggaaagggggaggtgaggagagaaggagaagagggaagagacgaggaagatgaggaagaccaGGGAAGCTCGTTAGAGAAGTCTTCACCTGGAAAAGAGaataagaagaggagaggagacagacaaaATATTACGAACTCAAATTATTTACTCAATAATGTACGGCTctgtttagatagatagataagataagatatatactttattaatcctc
Proteins encoded:
- the LOC130207986 gene encoding anosmin-1-like — encoded protein: MNVTDTEKTTTLQSTHHTITGLLFSCKYRVSVMMEADQGSEVVAWVTTPTCSSVRVRGGRALSCGAEERPLAGRRVVLRPERLSADFRLLNGTVLMNLRWRISHHAPGLAAVDGFRFTWTLQPSGATEGPEDTLTSLTQTIAPKASVYYMVGNLMNEH